In Leptolyngbya sp. O-77, the genomic window CATTCGTGGTACTACGCCGAATATTGAGCAGGCTGCCAAGCATCTCAGAAAACACCAAACGCCAGCAGAATCCCGCTTATGGGAGGCACCAAGAAACAAAAAGCTACATGGCTTGCGGTTTCGCCGTCAACATCCTGTTGGTAACTTTATTGCTGATTTTTATTGTCCAGCATGCAAGTTAGTGATTGAGTTGGATGGAGGAATCCATGCTCATCAAGCCGACTATGACGCTGCTAGAACACAAGAGATGGCAGCTTACGGCTATCGAGTGATCCGATTTGAGAACCAGCAGGTTCTGGATGATTTGAACTCGGTACTGGATGTGATTTATCAGGAAGCACTGCATCGATCGCTGCTTGAGTAAGCAATCAACCAACAATCAACCAACAATCAACTATGGCAACCTTGCCCTGTCTATCTTGCTCTCACCCCCTCAATCTCCCTCTCGTAACTTTGATATCCATTACGCAGAAGTTCGGTGAAAC contains:
- a CDS encoding endonuclease domain-containing protein gives rise to the protein MVKKMLNRIRGTTPNIEQAAKHLRKHQTPAESRLWEAPRNKKLHGLRFRRQHPVGNFIADFYCPACKLVIELDGGIHAHQADYDAARTQEMAAYGYRVIRFENQQVLDDLNSVLDVIYQEALHRSLLE